From a single Sulfolobus sp. E5-1-F genomic region:
- a CDS encoding PIN domain-containing protein has protein sequence MGANRDLKILVDTNILLYVYDGLDPFNKVLEFLDYKPTFFIHSTVLRELDILSERNKKGFIITSRVKIAMKYLEVYKNSWNLINDYDNLPTDEALIRTAIRHNMFIFTNDKELKNNAIKKGIGVLFLQNRSKIIKSLYPI, from the coding sequence ATGGGGGCTAATAGAGATCTAAAAATACTGGTTGATACTAATATTTTATTATACGTGTACGATGGTCTAGATCCATTTAATAAGGTATTGGAATTTCTAGATTATAAACCGACTTTTTTTATTCATTCTACAGTCTTAAGAGAGTTAGATATTTTATCTGAAAGAAATAAAAAAGGATTTATTATTACCTCTAGAGTTAAAATTGCTATGAAATATTTGGAGGTATATAAAAACTCATGGAATTTAATAAATGATTATGATAATTTACCTACGGATGAGGCATTAATAAGGACCGCCATTAGGCATAATATGTTTATATTTACTAACGATAAGGAATTAAAAAATAATGCAATTAAAAAGGGGATAGGAGTTTTATTTCTTCAAAATAGGAGTAAAATTATAAAATCCTTATATCCTATCTAA
- a CDS encoding translation initiation factor IF-2 subunit gamma — protein sequence MAWPKAQPEVNIGVVGHVDHGKTTLVQAITGIWTSKHSEELKRGMTIKLGYAEANIGICESCKKPEAYVTEPSCKSCGSDEEPKFLRRVSFIDAPGHEVLMATMLSGAALMDGAILVVAANEPFPQPQTREHFVALGIIGVKNLIIVQNKVDVVSKEEALAQYKQIKQFIKGTWAENAPIIPVSALHKINIDSLIEGIEEYIKTPYRDLSQQPVMLVIRSFDVNKPGTQFNKLKGGVIGGSIIQGLFKVDQEIKILPGLRVEKQGKVSYEPIFTKISSIRFGDEEFKEAKPGGLVAIGTYLDPSLTKADNLLGSIITLADANVPVLWNIRIKYNLLERVVGAKEMLKVDPIRAKETLMLSVGSSTTLGIVTSVKKDEIEVELRRPVAIWSNNIRTVISRQIAGRWRMIGWGLIEI from the coding sequence TTGGCATGGCCTAAAGCTCAACCAGAAGTTAACATAGGTGTAGTTGGTCATGTAGATCATGGTAAGACAACACTAGTTCAAGCTATAACGGGAATTTGGACATCGAAACATTCTGAAGAACTAAAAAGAGGTATGACAATAAAATTAGGTTACGCAGAGGCTAATATAGGTATTTGTGAGAGTTGTAAAAAACCAGAGGCTTATGTAACCGAACCCTCATGTAAATCATGTGGATCTGATGAGGAGCCTAAGTTTTTGAGAAGAGTTTCCTTCATTGATGCTCCAGGCCATGAGGTTCTAATGGCTACAATGTTATCTGGAGCGGCGTTAATGGATGGTGCAATTCTTGTTGTTGCTGCAAATGAACCTTTTCCCCAGCCCCAAACTAGAGAACATTTCGTGGCTCTAGGTATAATAGGAGTGAAAAATCTAATTATAGTTCAAAATAAGGTCGATGTAGTTTCCAAAGAGGAAGCATTGGCACAGTACAAGCAAATAAAGCAGTTTATAAAGGGAACTTGGGCTGAAAATGCACCTATAATTCCAGTAAGTGCACTTCATAAGATTAATATAGACTCCCTAATAGAAGGTATAGAGGAATATATAAAGACTCCTTATAGGGATCTTTCACAACAACCTGTTATGCTTGTGATAAGGAGTTTTGACGTTAATAAACCCGGTACGCAATTTAATAAGTTAAAGGGTGGTGTGATTGGCGGTAGTATTATACAAGGCTTATTTAAGGTTGACCAAGAAATAAAGATATTACCGGGTTTAAGAGTAGAAAAACAAGGTAAAGTATCTTATGAGCCTATTTTCACAAAAATTTCATCCATAAGATTTGGAGATGAGGAATTTAAGGAGGCTAAACCAGGAGGTTTAGTAGCAATAGGCACATATTTAGATCCTTCGTTGACTAAGGCTGATAATTTGCTTGGTAGTATTATCACCTTGGCTGATGCTAATGTTCCAGTTTTATGGAATATCAGAATAAAGTATAATCTCCTTGAACGTGTAGTTGGAGCTAAGGAGATGTTAAAGGTGGATCCCATAAGAGCTAAGGAAACTTTGATGTTATCTGTTGGTTCATCTACGACTTTGGGTATAGTTACTTCTGTAAAGAAGGATGAGATTGAAGTGGAATTAAGAAGACCAGTAGCAATATGGTCTAATAATATTAGAACTGTTATAAGTAGGCAAATAGCTGGTAGGTGGAGAATGATAGGATGGGGGCTAATAGAGATCTAA
- a CDS encoding 30S ribosomal protein S6e yields the protein MPDFKIVISDPQSVEPKRIKVKVKANDQVKSIAGEKDGKAVPQAKVNENTKQLLNIDTLVTLEITKQEGDKKVKVKGHFKVEVDKNVPDNEVWISKTMAEKFGAEDFEAIAYRTKTLQISIDQNKASNLIGLKIGDTFEASQLIGLPVKLKITGGSDNSGFPMRFDVTGAAKRKILLSGPPGFYPNEDGERRRKTIRGNTISQEIVQINTIIVR from the coding sequence ATGCCGGACTTCAAAATTGTCATTTCAGATCCACAATCTGTAGAGCCTAAAAGAATAAAGGTTAAAGTAAAGGCAAATGACCAAGTTAAATCTATAGCTGGAGAAAAGGATGGAAAAGCTGTACCCCAAGCTAAAGTTAATGAGAACACTAAACAATTATTAAATATTGATACGCTTGTCACATTGGAAATAACCAAACAAGAAGGCGATAAAAAAGTAAAGGTAAAAGGACATTTTAAGGTAGAAGTAGATAAAAATGTACCAGATAATGAAGTATGGATAAGTAAAACTATGGCAGAAAAGTTTGGAGCGGAAGATTTTGAAGCTATTGCATATAGGACTAAGACGTTACAAATAAGTATTGATCAAAACAAGGCCTCAAATTTGATTGGCCTAAAAATAGGTGATACGTTTGAAGCTAGTCAACTGATTGGATTACCTGTTAAGCTAAAGATAACTGGAGGATCAGATAATTCGGGATTCCCAATGCGATTTGACGTTACTGGAGCTGCTAAGCGTAAAATATTGTTAAGTGGACCTCCCGGATTTTACCCGAATGAAGACGGAGAAAGAAGAAGAAAAACCATAAGAGGAAATACTATTAGCCAAGAAATAGTTCAAATTAATACCATAATAGTAAGGTGA
- a CDS encoding CbiX/SirB N-terminal domain-containing protein, whose product MLGVLLVLHGSKIPEWKDVGIKYAEYLSRYFNLVEFGFLEFNKPTLSEALSNLLAKGADKIVVVPLLFATGTHFKRDIPKLLGINNDEKKIQYMGKEIEIIIADPLGFDEKIGEVLVKRVNETYNKNY is encoded by the coding sequence TTGCTAGGAGTTTTATTAGTTTTACATGGTAGCAAGATACCAGAATGGAAAGATGTTGGAATTAAGTACGCTGAATATTTATCTAGGTATTTTAATTTAGTAGAATTCGGCTTCTTAGAGTTCAATAAACCTACCCTGAGTGAAGCCCTAAGTAATCTTTTAGCTAAGGGTGCTGATAAGATAGTAGTAGTTCCGTTATTATTTGCAACTGGAACTCATTTCAAAAGAGATATTCCAAAGCTACTAGGCATAAATAACGACGAAAAGAAAATACAATACATGGGGAAGGAAATTGAAATAATAATAGCTGACCCTTTAGGATTTGATGAGAAAATAGGGGAAGTATTAGTTAAAAGGGTTAACGAAACTTATAACAAAAACTACTAA
- a CDS encoding 30S ribosomal protein S15 yields the protein MNKRRARGKSHSIRPARAGAPKWVRLTREEVEMLVEELAKRGYTPSMIGIILRDQYGIPLVRQIVGKKVTQILEERGLAPQLPEDLFNLIRKAVNIRRHINEYPRDKTAKKGLEEVESKIRRLAKYYKRIGKLPQEWAYDPAKAELLVAGAS from the coding sequence ATGAACAAGAGAAGAGCTAGAGGGAAATCACATTCAATAAGACCTGCTAGAGCAGGAGCACCAAAATGGGTTAGGCTAACCAGGGAAGAAGTTGAAATGCTAGTTGAAGAGTTAGCTAAAAGGGGTTATACTCCATCTATGATAGGGATAATATTGAGGGATCAATATGGAATTCCCTTAGTTAGACAAATAGTTGGAAAAAAGGTTACCCAAATATTAGAAGAAAGGGGTTTAGCTCCTCAACTACCGGAGGATCTCTTTAACCTAATAAGGAAAGCAGTAAATATAAGAAGGCACATCAACGAATATCCACGTGATAAGACAGCCAAGAAAGGATTAGAAGAGGTTGAGTCAAAGATCAGACGTTTAGCTAAATATTATAAGAGAATTGGAAAGCTTCCGCAAGAATGGGCTTATGATCCTGCAAAGGCAGAGTTATTAGTAGCCGGCGCAAGTTAG
- a CDS encoding methionine synthase translates to MGKLPLLTTSVIGSYPRPKWLRESIRLHKAGKISDEDLQEAFNDAVIAVLKDHNNAGVDVPTDGEVRRDEMVEFFAERMKGFKFYGPVRVWGTAYYRKPSVVSKIEYRKPMLVDEFAFAKSVSYTDNLKITITGPYTIAEWSYNEYYRSKKDLVFDLAKAINQEIKNLVEAGAKIIQIDEPALHTRKEDVSWGVEAINEAVKGVNAKLVMHICYGDYSLVAPYLNEIKVDQINFALKIYNYKPLELLKKHGFDKELGAGVIDVHNRRVETPEEVANDIRKILEYFPPEKLWINPDCGLKLLSRKIAYQKLISMVEGTMIVREELKRKGYSVD, encoded by the coding sequence ATGGGTAAGCTACCTTTACTTACCACCAGTGTTATTGGAAGCTATCCTAGGCCTAAATGGTTAAGAGAATCCATAAGACTCCATAAAGCTGGCAAAATAAGCGACGAGGACTTACAAGAAGCTTTTAACGATGCTGTGATTGCAGTGCTTAAAGATCACAATAATGCTGGAGTTGATGTACCTACAGATGGAGAAGTTAGAAGGGATGAGATGGTTGAATTTTTTGCGGAAAGGATGAAAGGATTCAAGTTCTATGGTCCAGTAAGAGTGTGGGGAACAGCATATTATAGAAAGCCTTCTGTTGTTAGCAAAATTGAGTATAGAAAACCAATGCTAGTTGACGAGTTTGCTTTTGCGAAATCGGTCTCTTATACCGATAACCTAAAAATAACAATAACTGGTCCTTATACTATAGCCGAATGGTCATATAATGAATACTATAGGAGTAAGAAAGACTTAGTTTTTGATCTTGCGAAAGCAATAAATCAAGAAATAAAGAACTTAGTAGAAGCTGGAGCTAAAATAATACAAATCGATGAGCCGGCTTTACACACTAGAAAGGAGGACGTAAGTTGGGGTGTAGAGGCAATAAATGAGGCAGTAAAAGGCGTAAACGCTAAGCTAGTTATGCATATATGTTATGGTGATTATAGCCTTGTTGCGCCATACTTGAACGAGATTAAGGTAGATCAGATAAATTTTGCCTTAAAAATTTATAACTATAAGCCTTTAGAACTTTTGAAGAAACATGGTTTCGATAAGGAGCTTGGAGCTGGAGTAATTGATGTACATAATAGAAGGGTTGAGACTCCTGAGGAAGTTGCTAATGATATAAGAAAAATTTTAGAGTATTTCCCTCCAGAGAAGTTATGGATAAATCCAGACTGTGGACTGAAATTACTTTCTAGAAAAATAGCCTATCAAAAACTAATCTCGATGGTAGAAGGGACAATGATTGTAAGAGAAGAACTTAAAAGGAAAGGATATAGTGTAGATTAA
- the pcn gene encoding proliferating cell nuclear antigen (pcna) produces the protein MICLKSFERNIRLINMKVVYDDVRVLKNIVQALAKLVDEAILKFKEDNVELVALDRARISLISVNLPKEMFKEYDVSEEFKFGFNTQYLMKILKVAKRKEAIEIASESPDSVIINIIGGTNRVFNIRNLEVSEENIPEINLQFDISATISSDGFKSAISEVSTVSENVIIEGHEDKILIKAEGESGIEVEFSKDTGGLQDLEFSKNSKNSYSAEYLDDVLSLTKLSDFVKIAFGDQKPLQLSFNMEGGGKVTYLLAPKVG, from the coding sequence ATGATATGTCTTAAATCTTTTGAAAGGAATATAAGATTGATTAACATGAAAGTAGTTTACGATGATGTGAGAGTTCTTAAAAATATTGTACAAGCTTTAGCCAAGTTAGTCGATGAAGCGATATTAAAGTTCAAGGAGGATAATGTGGAATTAGTAGCGTTGGATAGAGCTCGTATTTCTCTTATATCAGTAAACTTGCCTAAAGAGATGTTTAAAGAGTATGACGTAAGTGAGGAATTCAAGTTTGGCTTTAATACTCAATATTTGATGAAAATTCTGAAAGTAGCTAAGAGAAAAGAGGCAATAGAAATAGCTAGTGAATCTCCAGATAGCGTTATCATAAATATTATAGGAGGCACAAATAGGGTGTTTAATATTAGGAACCTTGAGGTATCTGAGGAAAATATTCCGGAAATTAACCTTCAATTCGATATATCAGCCACTATTTCTTCAGATGGTTTTAAGTCAGCAATATCAGAAGTTTCAACAGTGAGTGAGAATGTAATTATTGAGGGTCATGAAGATAAAATATTAATTAAGGCTGAGGGCGAAAGTGGGATTGAAGTTGAATTTTCTAAAGATACCGGTGGTCTTCAAGATTTAGAATTTTCTAAAAATTCGAAGAACTCATATTCTGCAGAATATCTAGACGATGTCTTATCATTAACTAAACTTTCAGATTTCGTCAAGATAGCGTTTGGTGACCAAAAACCTCTTCAGTTATCCTTTAATATGGAGGGAGGAGGGAAAGTTACTTATTTATTAGCTCCAAAAGTTGGATAA
- a CDS encoding cobyrinate a,c-diamide synthase, with translation MRRILLSSDRSGSGKTLITSAIMRALSKKYRVRGFKAGPDFIDPGYHKVATGFPSINLDLWMMGKNNVKRSLIKYGREFDIGIIEGVMGLYDGIDTLYSTYELAKVTKTPVILIINCSNIGSTVGAIVKGLKYYRNDVNIRGVIFNKIASETHYNYCKNAVEDVEVLGYVPFDKNLEVKSRHLGLITIEDNKEVQNLIKYTSELVEKYVDLDKIYEMASDEDLEVDLPKEDENKGLKRKIAIAYDPAFSFYYQENLDILKSRYELEFFSPLNDEYVEDADAIYIGGGYPELHLNELENSIKTKSWIKKMSYSGVKIYAECGGLMYLSKTLVDENNKNYNMVGIFDIDIKTKDKLTIGYTELEAVKENFLVNKNSLVRGHEFHISKPISVNEEEFVFKVRIGKGIVNKLDGLKSHNTIASYSHLHFSNFQQRIVF, from the coding sequence ATGAGAAGGATATTATTATCATCAGACAGAAGTGGATCAGGAAAAACGCTTATCACATCAGCAATAATGAGAGCGCTATCTAAAAAATACAGAGTTAGAGGTTTCAAAGCAGGCCCTGATTTTATAGATCCTGGGTATCACAAGGTTGCCACGGGTTTTCCTTCAATTAACCTGGACTTATGGATGATGGGGAAAAATAATGTAAAGAGAAGTTTGATAAAATATGGAAGAGAATTCGATATAGGAATAATCGAAGGAGTAATGGGTTTATATGATGGTATAGATACGCTTTACAGCACATACGAGCTAGCTAAAGTCACTAAGACTCCAGTAATCTTGATAATAAACTGTTCCAATATAGGAAGTACTGTAGGTGCAATTGTAAAGGGGTTAAAATACTATAGAAACGATGTAAATATACGAGGAGTCATCTTTAATAAAATAGCCTCGGAGACTCATTATAACTATTGTAAAAATGCAGTAGAAGATGTTGAGGTTTTAGGCTATGTTCCATTCGATAAAAATCTGGAAGTTAAGTCCAGACATTTAGGCTTGATCACGATTGAGGATAATAAAGAGGTACAGAACTTAATTAAATATACGTCAGAATTAGTAGAGAAATACGTCGATTTAGATAAAATCTATGAGATGGCTTCCGATGAAGATCTTGAAGTTGATCTTCCTAAAGAAGATGAAAATAAGGGACTAAAACGAAAAATAGCTATAGCCTACGATCCTGCTTTTAGTTTCTATTACCAGGAGAACTTAGATATATTGAAAAGCAGATATGAATTGGAATTCTTCAGTCCCTTAAATGACGAATACGTAGAAGATGCAGATGCCATATATATCGGAGGAGGCTATCCAGAACTTCATCTAAATGAGCTAGAAAATTCCATCAAAACAAAGAGTTGGATCAAAAAAATGTCTTATTCTGGAGTGAAAATATATGCTGAATGTGGTGGTCTAATGTACTTATCAAAAACTCTGGTAGATGAGAATAATAAAAATTACAATATGGTGGGTATTTTTGATATTGACATAAAAACTAAGGATAAATTAACAATTGGGTATACAGAATTAGAGGCAGTCAAGGAAAACTTCCTAGTCAATAAAAATAGCTTAGTTAGGGGACATGAGTTTCATATATCTAAACCCATAAGCGTCAACGAAGAGGAATTTGTATTTAAGGTTAGAATAGGAAAAGGTATTGTTAATAAATTAGATGGTTTAAAAAGTCATAATACTATTGCAAGTTACTCCCACTTACACTTTTCTAACTTTCAGCAGAGGATTGTTTTTTAA
- a CDS encoding DUF2208 family protein, which translates to MSSTGYNPFNWKFVVLSQVMMLLFSLVLSFFPKYFIEFYILYILVYLGITSVIMMRSNPLLRERRSIGEIANARTLYEEKKASELVNKDEEYLKETTEVMKKNFSSMGIMFLYMIILILIYNYVIIRFVTSIDNTLYKFGFFVLYFELLYGVSFLMNRRVLKFQTNIPMAPTSYKITEKGVIATDKSGVFLPSKYLVDAQISQNRDKKYIEIKSSSKFPFHVRLYSQDIDKVAELIERVKKIELKKQSSAES; encoded by the coding sequence ATGTCCTCTACTGGATATAATCCCTTCAACTGGAAGTTTGTAGTACTATCGCAAGTAATGATGTTATTGTTTTCTCTAGTGCTTAGCTTTTTCCCAAAATATTTTATAGAATTTTACATACTATATATTTTAGTTTACTTGGGTATAACATCCGTAATAATGATGCGTTCGAATCCTTTACTTAGAGAAAGGCGATCCATAGGTGAGATAGCTAATGCTAGAACGTTATATGAAGAGAAAAAGGCAAGTGAACTAGTTAACAAGGACGAAGAATACTTAAAGGAAACGACTGAGGTAATGAAGAAGAATTTCTCTTCAATGGGTATCATGTTCTTATATATGATAATACTAATATTAATTTACAATTATGTAATAATTAGATTTGTTACTAGCATTGATAATACACTGTATAAATTTGGATTTTTCGTGTTATATTTCGAATTGTTATATGGTGTTAGCTTTTTAATGAATAGACGTGTACTAAAGTTTCAGACTAATATCCCCATGGCACCTACATCGTATAAAATAACAGAAAAGGGCGTAATAGCTACTGACAAATCTGGAGTATTTTTACCATCAAAGTATTTAGTAGATGCTCAAATTTCTCAAAATAGGGATAAGAAATACATTGAGATAAAGTCATCATCGAAGTTTCCATTCCACGTTAGACTCTATTCACAAGATATAGACAAGGTAGCTGAATTAATTGAAAGAGTAAAGAAGATAGAGCTTAAAAAACAATCCTCTGCTGAAAGTTAG
- a CDS encoding 3,4-dihydroxy-2-butanone-4-phosphate synthase encodes MDFLSLRRDLESGIPLLIYDFDGREEETDMVFYAGAISWKSIYTLRKEAGGLICYATSNNKAKTLGLNFISEELKQHEIYKKLVKKPSYGDYPAFSLWVNHINTKTGISDYDRYITISELHKIIIKIETNPEEARREFYENFMAPGHVPILIARDIRERRGHTELSIALLQKLGLESSAVIAEMLDEKSSMNKEKVKKIARNFGFHFIEGKDIFKEVVI; translated from the coding sequence ATGGATTTTCTCAGTTTACGTAGAGATTTAGAGTCCGGAATACCACTATTAATATATGACTTTGACGGAAGAGAGGAAGAAACAGACATGGTATTTTATGCAGGAGCAATAAGCTGGAAAAGTATATACACTCTGAGAAAAGAAGCAGGAGGATTAATATGCTACGCAACTTCAAACAATAAAGCTAAAACACTAGGTTTGAACTTTATTTCAGAAGAGTTAAAACAACACGAAATATACAAAAAATTAGTAAAGAAACCTTCTTATGGAGATTATCCAGCATTTTCCCTATGGGTTAATCATATTAATACAAAAACTGGAATCTCTGACTACGATAGATATATTACAATAAGTGAATTACATAAAATAATAATAAAAATTGAAACAAATCCAGAAGAGGCAAGAAGAGAATTCTACGAGAATTTCATGGCACCAGGTCATGTGCCAATACTAATTGCAAGAGACATAAGGGAGAGAAGAGGTCACACCGAGTTATCAATTGCGCTGTTACAAAAGTTAGGACTAGAAAGCAGTGCGGTAATAGCTGAAATGCTGGATGAGAAATCAAGTATGAATAAAGAAAAAGTAAAGAAGATTGCGAGAAATTTCGGATTTCACTTCATTGAGGGAAAAGATATTTTTAAAGAGGTGGTTATATGA
- the ribC gene encoding riboflavin synthase: protein MTRKYGIADTTFSRVDMGSIAYKVIRSEDSEAEIIRYTVPGIKDLPVASKRLIDEGCDGVITLGWVGKTMLDKYSYLATSIGLIMVQILTSKHVIDVTVHEDEADDEERLKEIAVDRATKHAKNLVKLVKEGKNALTKYAGKGLRQGYSDAGEID from the coding sequence ATGACGAGAAAATATGGAATAGCTGATACTACATTTTCTAGAGTTGATATGGGAAGTATAGCATATAAAGTGATAAGAAGTGAAGATAGTGAAGCAGAGATCATTAGGTACACTGTACCGGGTATTAAAGATTTACCAGTGGCTTCAAAGAGATTAATAGATGAAGGTTGTGATGGTGTAATAACCCTAGGCTGGGTTGGTAAAACTATGTTAGATAAGTATAGCTACTTGGCTACAAGCATAGGCTTAATAATGGTTCAAATTCTTACTTCTAAACACGTAATCGACGTAACAGTACATGAAGATGAAGCAGATGATGAAGAAAGGCTAAAGGAAATAGCAGTCGATAGGGCTACTAAACACGCTAAAAATTTAGTTAAGCTAGTAAAGGAAGGTAAAAACGCATTAACTAAATACGCAGGGAAAGGGTTGAGGCAGGGGTATAGCGATGCAGGAGAAATCGATTAA
- the ribH gene encoding 6,7-dimethyl-8-ribityllumazine synthase: MQEKSIKLGIVVAEFNYDITQLMLQKALSHAKFLNAEVKVVVKVPGTFDMPLAIKKLLEKDFIDAVVTLGAVIKGETKHDEIVASQTARKIVDLSTEFNKPVTLGIIGHGATHEQAVERIEEYATRAVEAAIKLVQRTRKIDELKEVKEMVVIE; the protein is encoded by the coding sequence ATGCAGGAGAAATCGATTAAATTAGGAATAGTAGTAGCCGAGTTTAACTACGATATAACACAATTGATGTTACAAAAAGCATTATCACATGCCAAATTCTTAAATGCGGAAGTGAAAGTGGTTGTAAAAGTACCTGGAACATTCGACATGCCTCTTGCAATTAAAAAACTTCTTGAGAAAGATTTCATAGACGCCGTAGTGACTTTAGGAGCAGTAATAAAGGGAGAAACTAAACATGATGAAATAGTTGCAAGCCAAACTGCAAGGAAAATAGTTGATCTCTCTACAGAATTTAATAAGCCTGTAACACTAGGAATAATTGGTCATGGAGCGACTCATGAACAAGCTGTTGAAAGAATTGAAGAATATGCCACCAGGGCAGTAGAAGCTGCAATAAAGTTGGTTCAAAGGACGAGAAAAATAGACGAGTTGAAAGAGGTTAAGGAGATGGTGGTTATAGAGTGA
- a CDS encoding GTP cyclohydrolase IIa, giving the protein MKVLAIKLVGYREWTERLGYDREWLIQKIQNKFMMKIHEIASQYNTFPLQLRFDNFLMIVDGITNTQLVYMINDMRENLPVGIKTCLGYGKTPLEAQWNASACLNSQDDEIKEYVDEKIAALHFDINFNTESLKYTSVYDSFLEITNTYVDLSRFLYKIGGILQYLGGDNYLGFVSTHSVSNVIEEFSDNNKIKVGIGIGQNARTAIKLATTSLEKIRNNREKTWHMEIE; this is encoded by the coding sequence GTGAAGGTATTAGCGATAAAGCTTGTAGGTTATAGGGAGTGGACTGAGAGATTAGGATATGATAGGGAATGGTTAATTCAAAAAATTCAGAATAAATTTATGATGAAAATTCATGAAATAGCATCACAATATAACACATTTCCACTTCAACTTAGGTTTGATAATTTTTTAATGATAGTCGATGGGATAACTAATACTCAACTCGTATATATGATAAACGATATGCGAGAAAACCTTCCAGTAGGAATAAAGACTTGCTTAGGTTATGGTAAAACTCCGTTAGAGGCGCAATGGAATGCATCAGCTTGCTTAAATAGTCAAGACGACGAAATTAAGGAATATGTAGACGAAAAAATAGCCGCATTGCATTTCGATATAAACTTCAATACGGAATCATTAAAATATACGTCCGTATACGATTCATTTTTGGAAATAACTAATACATATGTAGACTTATCAAGATTTCTATACAAGATAGGCGGAATACTGCAATATCTAGGCGGAGATAATTATTTAGGCTTTGTATCCACTCATAGCGTCAGTAATGTAATTGAGGAATTTAGTGATAATAATAAAATAAAGGTAGGAATAGGGATAGGACAAAATGCAAGGACAGCAATAAAATTAGCTACTACTTCTCTAGAGAAAATAAGGAACAACAGGGAAAAGACTTGGCATATGGAGATAGAATAA
- a CDS encoding amidohydrolase family protein, which produces MAYGDRIILNVRLALVGEELEIKENVNLEIEEGIITHIGNGFSTEGITFKNGILIPGLVNAHVHSADFICQEMGYKMPISEVVGDPYSIKYECLGKNTKELIMNSIERFIMRGRELGSNVMIDFREQGLEGSLISSIVKNKMAVNGVKYYFLGRLEEDEFKNSYNLNGLYQIADGYGLSSSSSTFKIELVRDTFKDKIRAVHISETIKHWLRDDLEYVMKKYEPNLIIHGTHLSEEEINVIRDRKASLVYCPRSNLWFSVGIPKVINGLKSGVNIMIGTDNGGVLDPDMWKEMETLLLISRIQDPLSDYSLEILKASTINAFRFLGIKGWIEEGNPIEAGLLILEGENSGILSSNNKYMGIIKRGNKIIYNLGAIQKII; this is translated from the coding sequence TTGGCATATGGAGATAGAATAATATTAAACGTAAGATTAGCTCTAGTAGGAGAGGAGCTGGAGATAAAAGAGAACGTTAATTTAGAGATAGAAGAAGGTATAATAACTCATATAGGGAATGGCTTCTCGACAGAAGGTATAACATTTAAAAACGGAATTTTAATTCCTGGACTGGTTAATGCTCATGTTCATTCTGCCGACTTCATATGCCAAGAAATGGGATATAAAATGCCAATAAGTGAAGTTGTTGGAGATCCATATAGCATTAAATATGAGTGTTTAGGTAAAAATACGAAAGAATTAATAATGAACTCGATAGAGAGATTCATCATGAGAGGAAGAGAACTAGGTTCAAATGTAATGATTGACTTTAGAGAGCAAGGATTAGAGGGAAGCTTAATTTCAAGTATTGTTAAAAATAAAATGGCTGTTAATGGAGTAAAATATTACTTTCTAGGAAGGCTTGAAGAAGATGAATTTAAGAACAGTTATAATTTAAATGGTTTGTATCAAATAGCTGACGGTTATGGGTTATCTAGCTCTTCTAGTACATTTAAAATTGAGTTAGTAAGAGATACATTTAAGGATAAAATTAGGGCAGTCCACATATCTGAAACTATAAAGCATTGGTTAAGAGATGATTTAGAATACGTAATGAAGAAATATGAGCCAAATCTGATAATACACGGGACGCATCTAAGTGAAGAGGAAATTAATGTTATAAGAGATCGGAAGGCATCACTAGTTTATTGTCCAAGGAGCAACCTCTGGTTCTCTGTAGGAATACCAAAAGTGATAAACGGGCTAAAAAGTGGAGTTAACATAATGATTGGAACCGACAATGGTGGAGTATTAGATCCAGATATGTGGAAAGAAATGGAAACCTTACTCCTAATTTCCAGAATTCAGGATCCGCTTTCCGACTACTCTTTAGAAATATTAAAGGCCAGTACTATTAACGCTTTCAGATTTTTAGGGATTAAAGGATGGATAGAAGAGGGAAACCCCATTGAAGCTGGTTTATTAATTCTTGAGGGAGAGAATTCTGGTATATTAAGCTCAAATAATAAATATATGGGAATTATAAAAAGAGGCAATAAAATAATTTATAACCTTGGAGCTATCCAAAAGATAATATGA